The following proteins are encoded in a genomic region of Oncorhynchus kisutch isolate 150728-3 linkage group LG6, Okis_V2, whole genome shotgun sequence:
- the LOC109897389 gene encoding uncharacterized protein C16orf96-like isoform X2 → MAALEKLPSGTDLLSRTASTTTPVNDLWQLMQLRPKAQASEDGVSKSILLIQDLLKEIQDLQESRDDLKKEIKSLQNQLNQKDLQDRVGRYPDPDELIQCVTWDIMQTTLVSEQQNLQKACLMSRLKERDSFIKQSYTRHRNRH, encoded by the exons ATGGCCGCGCTGGAGAAGCTTCCTAGCGGTACAGATCTTCTGAGCCGCACTGCCTCAACCACAACACCGGTCAACGACTTGTGGCAGCTGATGCAGCTCCGCCCCAAGGCTCAGGCGAGTGAGGACGGCGTGTCCAAG TCTATATTGCTGATCCAGGATCTGCTGAAGGAGATCCAGGACCTGCAGGAGTCCAGAGACGACCTGAAGAAAGAGATCAAGAGCCTCCAGAACCAACTCAACCAG AAAGACCTGCAGGACAGAGTTGGGCGTTACCCAGACCCAGACGAGCTCATCCAGTGTGTGACCTGGGACATCATGCAGACCACCTTGGTTAGCGAGCAACAGAATCTGCAAAAGGCATGTCTTATGTCTCGCTTGAAAGAGCGAGATTCCTTTATCAAGCAATCATATACAAGACATAGGAATAGACATTAG
- the LOC116352718 gene encoding serine/arginine-rich splicing factor 2-like isoform X2: MSYGRPPPDVEGMTSLKVDNLTYRTSPETLRRVFEKYGRVGDVYIPRDRYTKESRGFSFVRFHDKRDAEDAMDAMDGAVLDGRELRVQMARYGRPPDSHHGGGGDRGDRGDRRRGGAPRSPRRRRRSRSRSRSRSRSRSRSRNSRSRSRSYSRSKSRSPKRDKAKSPSRSRSRSKSPKSKSRSRSHTPAERASRSRSKSQPKSPGENGAETP; this comes from the exons ATGAGCTATGGTAGGCCCCCGCCCGATGTTGAGGGCATGACTTCTCTTAAAGTGGATAATCTGACGTACCGAACCTCACCTGAGACCCTTCGCCGTGTCTTTGAAAAGTATGGTAGGGTAGGAGATGTTTACATCCCCCGAGATCGTTATACGAAAGAGAGCAGAGGGTTCTCCTTTGTGCGATTCCATGACAAGCGGGACGCAGAGGATGCGATGGACGCAATGGATGGTGCCGTGCTGGACGGACGCGAGTTAAGAGTCCAGATGGCCCGTTACGGACGTCCCCCAGATTCGCATCATGGAGGCGGTGGTGACCGTGGTGATCGTGGTGACCGTCGGCGTGGAGGTGCACCCCGGAG TCCAAGGCGTCGGAGACGCAGCAGATCCCGGAGCAGAAGCCGATCTCGTTCCCGCAGCCGCTCCCGCAACAGCCGATCAAGGTCTCGTTCCTACTCTCGCTCCAAGTCTCGCTCCCCTAAGAGAGACAAGGCCAAGTCCCCGTCCAGGTCCCGCTCCAGATCCAAGTCTCCTAAGTCAAAGTCCCGTTCCAGGAGCCACACGCCTGCAGAAAGAGCCTCAAGATCAAGATCCAAGAGTCAGCCCAAGTCACCTGGAGAGAATGGAGCTGAAACCCCATAG
- the LOC116352718 gene encoding serine/arginine-rich splicing factor 2-like isoform X1 has translation MSYGRPPPDVEGMTSLKVDNLTYRTSPETLRRVFEKYGRVGDVYIPRDRYTKESRGFSFVRFHDKRDAEDAMDAMDGAVLDGRELRVQMARYGRPPDSHHGGGGDRGDRGDRRRGGAPRRYGGDGRRSRSPRRRRRSRSRSRSRSRSRSRSRNSRSRSRSYSRSKSRSPKRDKAKSPSRSRSRSKSPKSKSRSRSHTPAERASRSRSKSQPKSPGENGAETP, from the exons ATGAGCTATGGTAGGCCCCCGCCCGATGTTGAGGGCATGACTTCTCTTAAAGTGGATAATCTGACGTACCGAACCTCACCTGAGACCCTTCGCCGTGTCTTTGAAAAGTATGGTAGGGTAGGAGATGTTTACATCCCCCGAGATCGTTATACGAAAGAGAGCAGAGGGTTCTCCTTTGTGCGATTCCATGACAAGCGGGACGCAGAGGATGCGATGGACGCAATGGATGGTGCCGTGCTGGACGGACGCGAGTTAAGAGTCCAGATGGCCCGTTACGGACGTCCCCCAGATTCGCATCATGGAGGCGGTGGTGACCGTGGTGATCGTGGTGACCGTCGGCGTGGAGGTGCACCCCGGAGGTACGGGGGTGATGGCCGACGAAGTAGGAG TCCAAGGCGTCGGAGACGCAGCAGATCCCGGAGCAGAAGCCGATCTCGTTCCCGCAGCCGCTCCCGCAACAGCCGATCAAGGTCTCGTTCCTACTCTCGCTCCAAGTCTCGCTCCCCTAAGAGAGACAAGGCCAAGTCCCCGTCCAGGTCCCGCTCCAGATCCAAGTCTCCTAAGTCAAAGTCCCGTTCCAGGAGCCACACGCCTGCAGAAAGAGCCTCAAGATCAAGATCCAAGAGTCAGCCCAAGTCACCTGGAGAGAATGGAGCTGAAACCCCATAG
- the LOC109898682 gene encoding UBA-like domain-containing protein 2 isoform X2, whose protein sequence is MKGRRHVKYVFFKARRQLRRFGSRTATLTALSSFFQEANIPSHHHQMMCTPRNTPATPPNFPDTITMFSKLRASDCSGSSGGGGPTQVSMACSPPSSTAGFGSFWASSPPNHQPVWLPPSSPTGHHMHHHQYQHQHHHHMHQTPMWPPVSQPGSAQQTPVISVLHGQR, encoded by the exons atgaaggggaggaggcatgTTAAATACGTGTTTTTTAAAGCCCGGAGACAATTGAGACGGTttgggtcaagaactgcaacgctg acAGCCTTAAGCTCCTTTTTCCAGGAGGCCAACATCCCTAGTCACCACCACCAGATG ATGTGCACTCCAAGGAACACCCCAGCCACGCCGCCTAACTTCCCCGATACCATCACCATGTTCTCCAAGCTGAGGGCGTCAGACTGCTCGGGGAGCTCCGGAGGCGGAGGTCCCACCCAGGTGTCCATGGCctgctcccccccctcctccacagcTGGCTTCGGATCCTTCTGGGCCTCATCACCCCCCAACCACCAGCCCGTCTGGCTGCCCCCCTCCTCGCCCACAGGCCACCACATGCAccaccaccagtaccagcaccagcaccaccaccacatgcaCCAGACCCCCATGTGGCCCCCTGTGTCCCAGCCCGGCAGCGCCCAGCAGACCCCTGTTATATCGGTCCTGCATGGCCAGAGATGA
- the LOC109897389 gene encoding uncharacterized protein C16orf96-like isoform X1 codes for MAALEKLPSGTDLLSRTASTTTPVNDLWQLMQLRPKAQASEDGVSKSILLIQDLLKEIQDLQESRDDLKKEIKSLQNQLNQLNMSELVDRINEVEQYCHRLDNLDSATKDLQDRVGRYPDPDELIQCVTWDIMQTTLVSEQQNLQKACLMSRLKERDSFIKQSYTRHRNRH; via the exons ATGGCCGCGCTGGAGAAGCTTCCTAGCGGTACAGATCTTCTGAGCCGCACTGCCTCAACCACAACACCGGTCAACGACTTGTGGCAGCTGATGCAGCTCCGCCCCAAGGCTCAGGCGAGTGAGGACGGCGTGTCCAAG TCTATATTGCTGATCCAGGATCTGCTGAAGGAGATCCAGGACCTGCAGGAGTCCAGAGACGACCTGAAGAAAGAGATCAAGAGCCTCCAGAACCAACTCAACCAG CTGAATATGAGTGAGCTGGTTGACAGAATCAACGAAGTGGAACAGTACTGCCACCGACTGGACAACCTGGACTCTGCCACC AAAGACCTGCAGGACAGAGTTGGGCGTTACCCAGACCCAGACGAGCTCATCCAGTGTGTGACCTGGGACATCATGCAGACCACCTTGGTTAGCGAGCAACAGAATCTGCAAAAGGCATGTCTTATGTCTCGCTTGAAAGAGCGAGATTCCTTTATCAAGCAATCATATACAAGACATAGGAATAGACATTAG
- the LOC109897390 gene encoding glutamine-rich protein 2, translating into MELLPSLLALSLPASMGGALPQQSVSDGALMVGSKPLSRVASGAEHYPETVEALRDVGRLRERHNTLETRVELLEAGKADQAQLQHLRELLTDLGDRDVPDKLLDQLNHLRVLVDSLMGDRAKLGELEQLILNIGTVQGSEGGSETAKGSDSEDSPDSPKQGQLRLQILYLRNAVQKVEEEVLLLKTENTSAKAEQKTKKDRQLQDQMDNLRGMLEDMMASSSSLLSQSLQQEPQGSEQGQGSGQAGGQQGSTCPSCSVDVSRKVSQLFQRYENLQGLVSRFMNQQGGGRPGAESSELMNDVQGAIMQLQAECEKLHGTANHPIEEHSQKQVHIDHLYKSMEELDEKKADKELVEMEIEIKADKRALETKVSRMQFDSMTEELNTMFQELLSKITGQEQDWHKIIDKISTEMECKLDRIELGPVKKQLEDRWKSIRKQLQAQPAPKEDDAAGIRKQLVARFHCISCDRPVDMLTPGPHLVTVPSTPGLPSHKSNRPYTIYELEQVRQHCRSERIPEMADYSYLAMSLSCGGSHTVTYPNRRYTRLQHFSHFLQAEEETPPISSSPLRIQPEEVDILGLDGHIYKGRLKTRSIKTVDARLPTIFPKDGTGFWTGIIFSSTLQYCVFLE; encoded by the exons ATGGAGCTGCTGCCTTCACTCCTTGCACTGTCACTGCCAGCCAGCATGGGGGGGGCACTGCCCCAGCAGTCCGTCTCTGATGGAGCACTGATGGTGGGCAGCAAACCCCTGTCTCGTGTGGCCAGCGGGGCAGAGCATTACCCAGAGACAGTGGAGGCCCTGAGGGATGTGGGCAGGCTCAGGGAGAGACACAACACCCTGGAGACCAGAGTAGAGCTGCTGGAAGCAGGCAAGGCcgaccaggcccagctccagcacCTCCGGGAGCTCCTCACTGACTTGG GTGACAGGGATGTGCCTGACAAACTGTTGGATCAACTGAATCATCTGAGAGTTCTGGTCGACAGCCTGATGGGTGACAGAGCCAAG CTGGGAGAACTGGAGCAGCTGATTCTGAACATAGGAACAGTTCAGGGCTCAGAGGGAGGCTCAGAAACAGCCAAAGGGTCAGACAGTGAGGACTCCCCTGACTCTCCTAAGCAAGGACAGCTCAGACTGCAGATATTATACCTCAG GAACGCAGTGCAGAAAGTGGAGGAAGAGGTGCTACTGCTGAAGACTGAGAACACCTCAGCCAAGGCTGAACAGAAGACCAAGAAAGACAGACAGCTACAGGAtcag ATGGACAACCTGCGAGGCATGCTGGAGGACATGATGGCGTCCTCCTCCTCGCTGCTCTCCCAGAGCCTCCAGCAGGAGCCCCAGGGGTCAGAGCAGGGCCAGGGCAGCGGGCAGGCAGGCGGGCAACAAGGCTCCACGTGCCCCTCCTGCTCTGTAGACGTGAGCAGGAAGGTCAGCCAGCTGTTCCAGCGCTATGAGAATCTGCAGGGCCTGGTTAGCAGATTCATGAATCAGCAGGGAGGAGGCAGACCTGGAGCAGAG AGCTCTGAGCTGATGAATGACGTTCAGGGAGCCATCATGCAACTGCAGGCTGAGTGTGAGAAGCTCCACGGCACAGCCAACCACCCGATTGAGGAGCACAGCCAGAAACAGGTCCACATCGAC CATCTGTACAagtccatggaagaactggaCGAGAAGAAAGCTGACAAAGAGCTTGTGGAGATGGAGATTGAAATC aaAGCAGACAAGCGTGCCCTGGAGACCAAGGTGAGCCGCATGCAGTTTGACTCCATGACAGAGGAGCTCAACACCATGTTCCAGGAGCTGCTCAGCAAGATCACCGGCCAGGAGCAGGACTGGCACAAAATCATTGACAAAATCTCCACCGAGATGGAGTGCAAG CTGGACCGGATTGAGCTGGGTCCTGTGAAGAAGCAGCTGGAGGACCGCTGGAAGAGCATCCGTAAGCAGCTGCAGGCCCAGCCTGCCCCGAAGGAGGACGACGCTGCAGGCATCAGGAA ACAACTAGTGGCAAGGTTCCACTGCATCTCCTGCGACCGCCCAGTCGATATGCTTACCCCAGGACC ACACTTAGTCACCGTGCCCTCCACTCCTGGCCTACCCTCCCACAAGTCCAACCGACCGTACACCATCTATGAGCTTGAGCAGGTTCGCCAGCACTGCAGAAG CGAGCGCATCCCTGAGATGGCGGACTACAGTTACCTGGCCATGTCCCTGAGCTGTGGAGGCAGCCACACCGTGACCTACCCCAACCGCCGCTACACCCGCCTGCAGCACTTCAGCCACTTCCTCCAGGCTGAGGAGGAGACACCGCCCATCTCCAGCTCCCCACTGCGCATTCAG CCGGAGGAGGTGGACATCCTGGGATTGGACGGACATATCTACAAGGGCCGCCTGAAAACCAGATCGATCAAGACTGTGGATGCCAGACTACCCACCATCTTTCCTAAAGACGGTACAGGGTTCTGGACTGGGATTATATTCagctctactctacagtactgtgtATTTTTAGAGTAG
- the LOC116374478 gene encoding UNC93-like protein MFSD11 yields the protein MGPEGKTLLNIIILGFGFMFMFTAFQTCGNIEQTVIKSFNSTEFHGSGYTSMAIIYGVFSASNLIAPSVVAVIGPQLSMFFSGLVYSGYIAMFIHPYTWSFYTASVVVGIAAAILWTAQGNLLTINSTDATIGRNSGIFWALLQFSLFFGNMYIYFAWHGHVHISDKDRQTVFISLTVISLVGSFLFFLIQKPEPEATPSEASESLLQTESTESAPIIIATPGLGSQALDAFKKALQLSVTKEMLLLSISIAYTGLELTFYSGVYGTCIGAMTQFGNDAKSLIGLSGIFIGLGEILGGGVFGMLNKCNRFGRNPVVLLGLITHFVAFYLIFLNIASDAPIAPEEGTHLQAYFTPSVEVALLCSFLLGLGDSCFNTQLLSIVGFMFREDSAPAFAVFKFVQSITAALAFFYSNYLLLHWQLLIMVVVGFLGTLSFFVAEWVVVSSRRDTDYDNI from the exons ATGGGTCCAGAGGGAAAGACACTCTTGAACATCATAATCCTGGGTTTTGGATTTATGTTCATGTTCACTGCTTTCCAAACATGTGGCAATATAGAG CAAACTGTGATCAAGAGTTTCAACAGTACTGAATTCCATGGGAGTGGATACACAAG CATGGCCATCATCTATGGAGTTTTCTCTGCATCCAACCTGATTGCTCCCTCAGTAGTAGCTGTTATAGGACCCCAGTTGTCCATGTTCTTTAGTGGACTAGTATACAG TGGATACATTGCCATGTTCATCCACCCCTACACCTGGAGCTTCTACACAGCGTCTGTAGTTGTTGGAATAGCGGCTGCAA TATTGTGGACAGCTCAGGGGAACCTACTCACCATCAACTCTACAGATGCCACCATTGGCAGGAACAGTGGTATTTTCTGGGCCTTGCTACAGTTCAG CTTATTCTTTGGAAACATGTATATTTATTTTGCCTGGCATGGCCATGTTCACATATCAG ACAAGGATCGCCAGACGGTTTTCATCTCTCTCACGGTCATCAGCCTGGTGGGCAGCTTTCTGTTCTTTCTGATCCAGAAGCCAGAGCCTGAGGCCACACCCTCCGAGGCATCTGAGTCACTGCTGCAGACTGAGTCCACAGAGAGCGCCCCTATCATCAT AGCGACTCCAGGTCTCGGTTCCCAGGCTCTGGATGCTTTCA AGAAAGCGTTGCAGTTGTCTGTCACTAAAGAGATGCTACTGCTGAGTATCTCCATAGCATACACAG GCCTAGAGTTGACATTTTACAGTGGGGTATACGGGACATGTATAGGAGCCATGACTCAATTTGGGAATGACGCTAAGAGTCTGATCGGGCTCTCTGGTATTTTCATTGGCCTGGGAGAGATCCTGG GAGGGGGCGTGTTTGGGATGCTGAACAAGTGCAACCGGTTTGGGAGGAACCCGGTCGTGCTGCTGGGGCTGATCACTCACTTCGTGGCCTTTTACCTGATCTTCTTGAACATTGCCAGTGATGCCCCTATTGCCCCAGAAGAGGGCACACACCTGCAGGCATACTTCACCCCAAG TGTTGAGGTGGCTCTGCTGTGTAGCTTCCTGCTGGGCCTGGGGGACAGCTGCTTCAACACCCAACTGCTGAGCATTGTGGGATTCATGTTCCGGGAGGACAGTGCTCCTGCCTTTGCCGTTTTCAAGTTTGTCCAG TCCATCACTGCAGCCCTGGCCTTCTTCTACAGTAACTATCTCCTGCTGCACTGGCAGCTGCTCATCATGGTTGTGGTGGGCTTCCTGGGCACGCTATCCTTCTTCGTGGCTGAGTGGGTGGTGGTCTCCAGTCGACGGGACACTGACTATGACAACATATGA